A portion of the Deinococcus peraridilitoris DSM 19664 genome contains these proteins:
- a CDS encoding HpcH/HpaI aldolase/citrate lyase family protein, producing MALQLGASLYVPADRSDLAEIGNGRKITQARSVILCTEDAVREEHLPRALANLELALLEFAPRQGGRPLRFVRPRNPGVLAQILRLSGVFNLDGFVLPKVTADNAPEYFRLLDGTPFTSMVTVETREAFSNSEMEKLRDVILEHRADVLSIRVGGNDLLNILGMRRTRGVTAYETPLRAVIDRLVSVFRPFGMNVSAPVYDFTQDFETLRREVREDLLHGTFGKTAIHPDQIPVIEAAYAVSLSDVEAAEAILSPDARAVFRMGDMMCEPATHRHWARQVLERARVYGTTTPDFAAASLPEFAQ from the coding sequence ATGGCATTACAACTGGGCGCGAGTCTGTACGTTCCAGCCGACCGCAGTGACCTCGCCGAGATCGGCAACGGTCGCAAGATCACGCAGGCCCGCTCGGTGATTCTGTGCACCGAGGACGCCGTGCGAGAAGAACACCTGCCGCGCGCCCTCGCCAACCTCGAACTGGCGCTGCTGGAATTCGCGCCCCGTCAGGGCGGGCGTCCGCTGCGCTTCGTGCGGCCCCGCAACCCGGGCGTACTCGCGCAGATCCTGCGCCTGTCCGGGGTGTTCAACCTCGATGGTTTCGTGCTGCCCAAAGTCACCGCCGACAACGCCCCGGAGTACTTCAGGCTGCTGGACGGCACGCCCTTTACCTCCATGGTCACGGTGGAAACCCGCGAAGCCTTCTCGAACAGCGAAATGGAGAAACTGCGGGACGTGATTCTGGAACACCGCGCGGACGTGCTGTCGATTCGCGTGGGAGGCAACGACCTGCTGAACATCCTGGGGATGCGCCGCACGCGTGGCGTCACGGCCTACGAAACACCGCTGCGCGCGGTGATCGACCGGCTGGTGAGTGTTTTTCGGCCTTTCGGCATGAACGTCAGTGCGCCCGTGTACGACTTCACCCAGGACTTTGAGACCCTGCGGCGTGAAGTGCGAGAGGACCTGCTGCACGGCACGTTTGGCAAGACGGCCATTCACCCCGACCAGATTCCGGTGATCGAGGCAGCGTACGCGGTCAGCCTGAGCGACGTGGAAGCCGCAGAAGCCATCCTCTCCCCCGACGCGCGGGCGGTCTTCCGGATGGGTGACATGATGTGCGAACCGGCCACGCACCGCCACTGGGCCCGGCAGGTGCTGGAACGCGCCCGGGTGTACGGTACCACCACGCCGGATTTTGCCGCGGCGAGCCTGCCTGAGTTCGCCCAATGA
- a CDS encoding tellurite resistance TerB family protein: MSFWNSLKNNVSSLSSNLQTQVSKFKNNDFANASMAVCALIAAADGSIDPAEKQKTAGFIMSSDVLKVFNASELKQKFDGYCQKLEADIDFGRVEVIQAISKLRGKPDQARAVIQVGVIIGGADGHFDELERKALREACNAVGISPSEFDL; encoded by the coding sequence ATGAGCTTCTGGAATTCCCTCAAGAACAACGTCAGCAGCCTCTCGAGCAATTTGCAGACGCAGGTATCGAAATTCAAGAACAACGACTTCGCCAATGCCAGCATGGCCGTCTGCGCGCTGATCGCGGCCGCCGACGGCAGCATCGACCCGGCCGAGAAGCAGAAGACCGCCGGCTTCATCATGTCCAGCGACGTGCTGAAGGTGTTCAATGCAAGTGAACTGAAGCAGAAATTCGACGGGTACTGCCAGAAACTCGAGGCGGACATCGATTTCGGTCGTGTCGAAGTGATTCAGGCGATCTCCAAGCTGCGTGGCAAACCCGATCAGGCGCGCGCGGTCATTCAGGTGGGCGTGATCATCGGGGGTGCCGACGGTCATTTCGACGAACTGGAACGCAAAGCCCTGCGCGAAGCCTGCAACGCGGTGGGCATCAGCCCGAGCGAGTTCGACCTGTAA